One Apostichopus japonicus isolate 1M-3 chromosome 7, ASM3797524v1, whole genome shotgun sequence genomic region harbors:
- the LOC139969916 gene encoding CD82 antigen-like: MKKCVQLSRIFLVFWNCLLFLTGIFLTLVAMFVLYSPGTISSFDQTDKNAEFNVIFNSTYVIAFAWACAALGVFITVISLCGCLGSCILNRAFLSVYLFAMVLITLLHIAFGIIIVFSPELFKSPLNTTFKNQLNGDDFYQGAWASLQITVECCGVNGTIDYKELPSDAFPLRTPCCAVKDGLKTEALQNYISKESDNNVFVNLGRCEQQFDGTAEGSVNATVWNDIGCIDKIYGDITLFGTALLALLVIEVFIIISGCILCCQRTEKPI, from the exons CTGACAGGAATATTCCTAACTCTAGTGGCCATGTTTGTATTGTATTCGCCGGGAACGATATCAAGTTTCGATCAAACAGACAAAAATGCtgaatttaacgtcattttcaaTTCAACGTATGTAATAGCCTTTGCATGGGCCTGTGCAGCGCTTGGAGTCTTCATCACTGTAATCTCCCTATGTGGTTGTCTTGGAAGTTGTATTCTGAATCGAGCTTTCCTCTCAGTG TACCTGTTTGCGATGGTCCTTATCACACTGTTGCATATCGCTTTTGGTATTAtcattgtattttcaccagaGTTG TTCAAGTCTCCACTGAACACAACATTTAAAAACCAGCTGAATGGAGATGACTTTTATCAAGGTGCATGGGCATCACTTCAGATAACG GTCGAATGCTGCGGTGTCAATGGTACAATAGACTATAAAGAACTACCTAGCGATGCCTTTCCCCTTAGGACCCCCTGCTGTGCG GTCAAGGATGGTTTGAAAACAGAAGCATTGCAAAATTACATATCTAAGGAGAGTGACAACAATGTATTTGTGAATCTGGGGAGGTGTGAACAGCAATTCGATGGGACGGCAGAAGGCTCAGTTAATGCCACTGTGTGGAAT GATATTGGATGCATCGATAAGATTTATGGAGATATTACACTTTTTGGAACAGCTCTTCTTGCTCTGCTGGTGATAGAG GTGTTTATCATCATTTCTGGTTGTATTCTTTGTTGCCAGAGAACTGAAAAGCCAATCTAA